One Microbacterium sp. W4I20 DNA window includes the following coding sequences:
- a CDS encoding Gfo/Idh/MocA family protein, with amino-acid sequence MTTDVTDTGLGTIRAGILGGGFMARVHGTASRDAGGELRAVATSSASGGRTAAQALGAERAEADADALLDAADIDVVHICTPNATHAALALRALAAGKHVVCEKPLATNVADAQQLADAAVEQGLIGAVPFVYRYHPMVREARARMRRGDVGELLTLDCSYLQDWMLLPDDDDWRVQSASGGASRAFADIGSHLCDLIEFITGDRIHALSARTRRVFAERGGRAVDTEDIVAVLVETESGALGTLLISQMAPGRKNALTLELHGSRQTVRFEQERPEELWIGARTGSRLLLRDPATADPDSARLQRVPAGHAMGYQDAFNGFMADVYAAIGGAEPEGLPTFADGYRSAVLTEAVLESAAHDGRWVQTAAGDRSDRLEVEA; translated from the coding sequence ATGACAACGGATGTCACTGACACCGGTCTCGGGACGATCCGAGCCGGCATCCTCGGCGGGGGATTCATGGCGCGCGTGCACGGCACGGCATCACGAGACGCGGGCGGCGAGCTTCGGGCCGTCGCCACCAGCTCCGCCAGTGGCGGACGCACTGCTGCGCAGGCGCTCGGCGCCGAACGCGCCGAAGCCGACGCCGACGCCCTGCTCGACGCCGCCGACATCGACGTCGTCCACATCTGCACCCCGAACGCCACGCACGCCGCCCTCGCGCTCCGTGCCCTCGCCGCCGGCAAGCACGTCGTCTGCGAGAAGCCACTCGCCACGAACGTCGCCGACGCGCAGCAGCTCGCCGATGCGGCCGTCGAGCAGGGACTCATCGGCGCCGTCCCGTTCGTCTACCGCTACCACCCGATGGTCCGCGAGGCCCGGGCGCGCATGCGCCGCGGGGACGTGGGCGAGCTCCTCACTCTGGACTGCTCGTATCTGCAGGATTGGATGCTGCTGCCGGACGACGACGACTGGCGGGTGCAGTCCGCCTCCGGCGGTGCGTCGAGGGCGTTCGCCGACATCGGCTCGCACCTCTGCGACCTGATCGAGTTCATCACCGGCGACCGGATCCACGCATTGAGCGCCCGTACCCGCCGTGTGTTCGCGGAGCGCGGGGGCCGTGCGGTGGACACCGAGGACATCGTCGCGGTGCTCGTCGAGACGGAGTCCGGGGCCCTCGGCACACTGCTCATCTCGCAGATGGCTCCCGGACGCAAGAACGCTCTCACGCTCGAACTGCACGGCTCGCGACAGACCGTCCGCTTCGAGCAGGAGCGCCCCGAGGAGTTGTGGATCGGCGCGCGCACCGGGTCCCGCCTGCTGCTGCGCGATCCTGCGACCGCCGACCCGGACTCCGCGCGACTGCAGCGCGTGCCCGCGGGTCACGCGATGGGGTACCAGGACGCATTCAACGGGTTCATGGCCGACGTCTATGCGGCGATCGGCGGGGCCGAACCGGAGGGGCTCCCGACCTTCGCCGACGGATACCGCTCGGCCGTGCTGACCGAAGCCGTGCTCGAATCCGCCGCTCACGACGGCCGCTGGGTGCAGACGGCCGCGGGGGACCGCTCAGACCGCCTGGAGGTAGAGGCATGA
- a CDS encoding sugar ABC transporter ATP-binding protein — translation MTTTITEPVLAVANIRKAFFGVEVLKGIDFDVRPGEVHGLVGENGAGKSTLMKIIAGVQPADEGSVTYLGEEVHHMHPRQAMDAGIVTVFQEFTLLPERTVAQNVYLGREPRRAGIVDSRAMSTRTAELLADLGVSFIDPQARVGSLTVAEQQIVEIVKALSFDAKIISMDEPTAALSDHEVELLYAIIRRLTSRGVAVIYVSHRLKEIFDLCDRITILKDGALVSTDEIAALTTDELVRRMVGRSIQSYFPDAVEGTVVGEPRLELDGCGNAFVDAVSLTLRAGEIVGIAGLQGSGRTELVEGVFGIQGFTRGTMRIDGTPARITSARAAVRAGLALVSEDRKAQGLALGQSVMDNALLVVRSVFAGRTSTSRREVPGILGSLEISTRGLDQEARFLSGGNQQKVVLAKWLLTQPQIVLFDEPTRGIDVGAKYAVYQLMRELAAQGKAVLMVSSELPEVIGMSDRILVMHDGELVAELPAGSAEHEILTAATGSPHPGIPTDGELR, via the coding sequence ATGACCACGACGATCACGGAGCCCGTCCTCGCCGTCGCGAACATCCGCAAGGCGTTCTTCGGCGTCGAGGTGCTCAAGGGGATCGACTTCGACGTCCGCCCCGGCGAGGTGCACGGCCTCGTCGGCGAGAACGGCGCCGGCAAGTCGACGCTGATGAAGATCATCGCCGGTGTCCAGCCGGCGGACGAAGGCTCGGTCACCTATCTCGGCGAGGAAGTGCACCACATGCACCCGCGTCAGGCGATGGATGCCGGCATCGTCACGGTGTTCCAGGAGTTCACGCTGCTGCCCGAGCGCACCGTCGCGCAGAACGTGTATCTCGGACGCGAGCCGCGGCGGGCCGGGATCGTCGACAGCCGGGCGATGAGCACCAGGACCGCGGAGCTCCTGGCCGACCTCGGCGTCTCGTTCATCGATCCGCAGGCACGCGTCGGATCGCTCACCGTCGCCGAGCAGCAGATCGTCGAGATCGTGAAGGCGCTGTCCTTCGACGCGAAGATCATCTCGATGGACGAGCCGACGGCCGCGCTGAGCGACCACGAGGTCGAACTCCTGTACGCGATCATTCGCCGCCTCACCTCGCGCGGCGTCGCGGTCATCTACGTCTCGCACCGGCTGAAGGAGATCTTCGACCTGTGCGACCGCATCACGATCCTCAAGGACGGCGCGCTCGTCTCGACCGATGAGATCGCCGCGCTCACAACCGACGAGCTCGTACGCCGCATGGTCGGCCGGTCGATCCAGTCGTACTTCCCCGACGCCGTCGAGGGCACCGTCGTGGGGGAGCCGCGACTCGAGCTCGACGGCTGCGGCAACGCCTTCGTCGACGCCGTGTCGCTGACACTCCGCGCCGGCGAGATCGTCGGCATCGCGGGGCTGCAGGGATCCGGCCGCACCGAGCTCGTCGAGGGCGTGTTCGGCATCCAGGGCTTCACCCGGGGAACGATGCGCATCGACGGCACGCCGGCGCGCATCACGAGCGCCCGCGCGGCCGTCCGCGCCGGACTCGCGCTCGTGTCGGAGGACCGCAAGGCGCAGGGCCTCGCGCTCGGCCAGTCGGTCATGGACAACGCGCTCCTCGTCGTGCGGAGCGTCTTCGCCGGGCGCACGTCGACGTCGCGCCGCGAGGTGCCGGGCATCCTCGGCTCGCTGGAGATCAGCACGCGGGGACTCGACCAGGAGGCCCGCTTCCTCTCCGGCGGTAACCAGCAAAAGGTCGTGCTGGCGAAGTGGCTGCTCACGCAGCCGCAGATCGTGCTCTTCGACGAGCCGACCCGCGGTATCGACGTCGGCGCCAAGTACGCGGTCTATCAGCTCATGCGCGAACTCGCGGCGCAGGGCAAGGCGGTGCTCATGGTCTCCAGCGAACTGCCGGAGGTGATCGGGATGAGCGACCGGATCCTCGTCATGCACGACGGCGAACTCGTCGCCGAGCTTCCGGCCGGTTCGGCGGAGCACGAGATTCTGACCGCGGCGACAGGATCGCCCCATCCCGGCATTCCGACGGACGGAGAACTCCGATGA
- a CDS encoding ABC transporter permease, giving the protein MKRFRVDSTIIVLGILILSLVVGAILVGTVGRNFLSPGNIRDILTGMSVLGLVAIGQTLVVLGASLDLSVTYVISLSSLLAATIMNGNPGNIPAAVVITLLVCAGVGLINGLIVTVLKVNGFIATLGVGLILQGILNTNFEGSSGKVPWEFQLIGATGVGPVPVSTIIMIAMAVLVWFLLNRTRTGAHLFAVGGDPEIARLSGVRTRPPLIAAHVVCSIFAGLAGLLLASRLGVGSPTVGQQGGYALLSIAAVVLGGTLLLGGRGSVWGTLGGVAILAVVDNVMSVMQVNPFLKDVVRGVVIVAAVAVYSRRSIVRRRPRFGAGGTRTGGDDAAKAAEPEMAAAALQLDTTQLADTSPTPEGGRA; this is encoded by the coding sequence ATGAAGCGGTTCCGCGTCGACTCCACGATCATCGTGCTCGGCATCCTCATCCTCTCCCTGGTCGTGGGCGCGATCCTCGTGGGCACCGTCGGGCGCAACTTCCTGAGTCCCGGCAACATCCGCGACATCCTCACCGGCATGAGCGTGCTGGGCCTCGTCGCGATCGGGCAGACGCTGGTCGTGCTGGGCGCCTCCCTCGACCTGTCCGTCACGTACGTGATCAGCTTGTCCAGCCTCCTGGCGGCGACGATCATGAACGGCAATCCGGGGAACATCCCCGCGGCCGTGGTGATCACGCTGCTGGTCTGCGCCGGCGTCGGGCTGATCAACGGCCTCATCGTCACGGTGCTCAAGGTGAACGGCTTCATCGCGACCCTCGGCGTCGGTCTCATTCTGCAGGGGATCCTCAACACCAACTTCGAGGGCTCGTCCGGCAAGGTGCCGTGGGAGTTCCAGCTCATCGGCGCGACCGGCGTCGGGCCGGTGCCGGTCTCGACCATCATCATGATCGCGATGGCCGTGCTCGTCTGGTTCCTGCTCAACCGCACACGCACCGGCGCGCACCTCTTCGCGGTCGGCGGCGACCCCGAGATCGCGCGTCTGTCGGGAGTCCGCACGCGTCCGCCGCTCATCGCCGCCCACGTCGTGTGCTCGATCTTCGCCGGCCTCGCCGGTCTCCTGCTCGCCAGCCGGCTCGGCGTCGGCAGCCCGACCGTCGGACAGCAGGGCGGGTACGCGCTGCTCTCGATCGCAGCCGTCGTGCTCGGCGGCACGCTGCTCCTCGGCGGACGCGGATCCGTCTGGGGCACGCTCGGCGGGGTGGCCATCCTCGCCGTCGTCGACAACGTCATGAGCGTCATGCAGGTCAACCCGTTCCTCAAGGACGTCGTCCGTGGCGTCGTGATCGTCGCGGCCGTCGCGGTATACAGCCGCCGCTCCATCGTGCGTCGCCGTCCGCGGTTCGGCGCCGGCGGAACGCGCACCGGAGGAGACGACGCGGCGAAGGCCGCCGAACCCGAGATGGCGGCCGCGGCGTTGCAGCTCGACACCACGCAGCTCGCCGATACAAGCCCCACTCCGGAAGGAGGGCGCGCATGA
- a CDS encoding ABC transporter permease produces MNALRALVSPRGAVFLLLVLLLVAVMILNPSFAEPGQFMRFVQRVAPIAIVAIGQYFVIIAGEFDLSQGSLITAQVIIAGNLVGQDDSRTVPVLLLMIVFGAFIGLLNGIITTLLKVPSFIVTLGMMLALLGAVMWWTGGAATGNPADSFREIGRGGIRDVPFLEFIPWAVFLVIGWLALGIWITKRPLGKLLIAVGDNARAVDYAGARSAWVTTRAFMISSLSATLSAVLLVGYAGVHPSVGRGYEFVAITAVVLGGVVLGGGRGWIVAAAAGAFALEALFMLLNIAGVPSTLRDAVQGIIIIAAVAYSAVAFRARRKRGPRPSELITAGTTTTNTRTTTSTIHTETRGDQ; encoded by the coding sequence ATGAACGCCCTGCGTGCACTCGTGAGCCCCCGCGGGGCGGTGTTCCTCCTGCTCGTGCTGCTGCTCGTCGCCGTGATGATCCTCAACCCGAGCTTCGCCGAGCCCGGACAGTTCATGCGCTTCGTCCAGCGGGTCGCCCCGATCGCCATCGTCGCCATCGGACAGTACTTCGTGATCATCGCCGGCGAGTTCGACCTGTCGCAGGGCTCGCTCATCACCGCGCAGGTGATCATCGCCGGCAACCTGGTCGGGCAGGACGACTCCCGCACCGTGCCGGTGCTGCTGCTCATGATCGTGTTCGGCGCGTTCATCGGTCTCCTGAACGGCATCATCACGACGCTGCTCAAGGTGCCCTCCTTCATCGTCACTCTCGGCATGATGCTCGCCCTCCTCGGTGCGGTCATGTGGTGGACCGGGGGAGCGGCGACCGGGAACCCGGCCGACAGCTTCCGCGAGATCGGTCGCGGCGGCATCCGCGACGTCCCGTTCCTCGAGTTCATCCCGTGGGCAGTGTTCCTCGTGATCGGATGGCTCGCTCTCGGCATCTGGATCACCAAGCGTCCGCTGGGCAAGCTGCTGATCGCGGTCGGCGACAACGCCAGAGCGGTCGACTATGCCGGAGCCCGCAGCGCGTGGGTGACCACTCGCGCCTTCATGATCTCGTCGCTCTCGGCCACGCTCTCGGCCGTGCTCCTCGTCGGATACGCCGGCGTGCACCCTTCGGTCGGTCGCGGTTACGAGTTCGTGGCCATCACGGCCGTCGTCCTCGGCGGTGTGGTGCTCGGCGGCGGTCGGGGCTGGATCGTCGCCGCTGCCGCCGGCGCCTTCGCGCTCGAGGCGCTCTTCATGCTGCTCAACATCGCCGGCGTCCCCTCGACGCTGCGCGACGCCGTCCAGGGCATCATCATCATCGCCGCCGTCGCGTACTCCGCCGTCGCGTTCCGCGCCCGGCGAAAGCGCGGCCCTCGGCCCTCAGAACTCATCACCGCAGGAACCACAACCACGAATACCCGCACGACCACCAGCACCATCCACACAGAAACCAGAGGAGATCAATAA
- a CDS encoding substrate-binding domain-containing protein produces the protein MKIATAGVALFGLIALAGCTTDPSVAPPESENPEETTTETTEWFDQELFDKQNEERGVEPEGPADEPYLQHINAEMVDTSEFASEGAKKACFANASISNPWRQTGWITMNEQLKALQADGAISEMETRDAQDSDDTQIADIDYFISEGNCDVFLISPNSTAAMTPAVERACETGKPVIVFDRGVDTDCYVSFIHPIGGFAWGIDTAEFLIDNLEEGDKVVALRILPGVDVLEHRWAGAEKLFDEAGIEAVDYFTGADPAEIKSIIADELAKGDVHGIWMDAGDGAVAAIEAFEDAGADYPVMTGEDEMSFLRKWKDTGLTGLAPVYSNFQWRTPLLAAQMIFAGTEVPKEWVLPQKPITEGELDEYLEANDGMPDGHYAKFGGENLPGYPTVWQDRQIP, from the coding sequence ATGAAGATCGCCACCGCGGGGGTGGCTCTGTTCGGCCTCATCGCGCTCGCCGGGTGCACCACGGACCCGTCCGTGGCGCCGCCGGAGTCGGAGAATCCCGAGGAGACGACGACCGAGACGACCGAATGGTTCGATCAGGAGCTGTTCGACAAGCAGAACGAGGAGCGGGGTGTCGAACCGGAGGGCCCGGCGGACGAGCCGTACCTCCAGCACATCAACGCCGAGATGGTCGACACGTCGGAGTTCGCCAGCGAGGGGGCCAAGAAGGCCTGCTTCGCGAACGCGTCGATCTCCAACCCGTGGCGCCAGACCGGCTGGATCACGATGAACGAGCAGCTGAAGGCGCTGCAGGCCGACGGCGCGATCAGCGAGATGGAGACGCGCGACGCGCAGGACTCCGATGACACGCAGATCGCGGACATCGACTACTTCATCTCGGAGGGGAACTGCGACGTCTTCCTCATCTCGCCGAACAGCACGGCCGCGATGACCCCGGCGGTCGAGCGGGCCTGTGAGACGGGCAAGCCGGTCATCGTCTTCGACCGCGGTGTCGACACCGACTGCTACGTCTCGTTCATCCACCCCATCGGCGGCTTCGCCTGGGGCATCGACACGGCCGAGTTCCTCATCGACAACCTCGAAGAGGGCGACAAGGTCGTGGCGCTCCGCATCCTCCCGGGTGTGGACGTGCTCGAGCACCGCTGGGCGGGCGCCGAGAAGCTCTTCGATGAGGCCGGCATCGAGGCCGTGGACTACTTCACGGGCGCCGACCCCGCTGAGATCAAGAGCATCATCGCCGACGAGCTCGCCAAGGGCGACGTGCACGGCATCTGGATGGATGCCGGTGACGGCGCCGTCGCCGCCATCGAGGCGTTCGAGGATGCCGGAGCGGACTACCCGGTCATGACCGGTGAGGACGAGATGAGCTTCCTCCGCAAGTGGAAGGACACGGGGCTCACGGGTCTCGCGCCGGTGTACTCCAACTTCCAGTGGCGCACGCCGCTCCTCGCCGCCCAGATGATCTTCGCGGGTACCGAGGTGCCGAAGGAGTGGGTGCTCCCGCAGAAGCCGATCACCGAGGGCGAGCTCGACGAGTACCTCGAGGCGAACGACGGAATGCCCGACGGGCACTACGCCAAGTTCGGCGGGGAGAACCTTCCGGGGTACCCCACCGTCTGGCAGGACCGACAGATCCCGTAA
- a CDS encoding sugar phosphate isomerase/epimerase, whose product MPRTIAVNTWVWTSPLTDATLEPLARKAAALGYDALELPLENVGDWDPAAARDTLDRLGLGAIVIGAMGPGRSLIARAGDVAATQQYLRACLSAARVLGSAVVAGPFYAPTGVTWRMDADERAAVVAELRDNLAPLAAEAADAGITLAIEPLNRYETSILNTVEQSLDAVEPLLGAGVGLALDTYHLNIEEKKPADAIRAAGSAIAHVQVCGSDRGAVGDDHTDWPEILRALDDAGYRGPLGLESFTGENATIAVAASVWRPLAPSQDELAVRSIAALRALERA is encoded by the coding sequence ATGCCGCGCACGATCGCCGTCAACACCTGGGTGTGGACCTCGCCGCTCACGGATGCGACGCTCGAGCCGCTCGCCCGGAAGGCAGCGGCGCTCGGCTACGACGCACTGGAACTACCGCTCGAGAACGTCGGCGACTGGGACCCGGCGGCCGCGCGTGACACCCTCGACCGCCTCGGACTGGGGGCGATCGTGATCGGCGCGATGGGGCCGGGCCGTTCGCTGATCGCCCGAGCCGGTGACGTCGCTGCGACGCAACAGTATCTTCGCGCCTGTCTTTCGGCCGCGAGAGTTCTCGGGTCGGCAGTCGTCGCCGGACCCTTCTACGCGCCGACGGGCGTCACCTGGCGGATGGATGCCGACGAGCGCGCGGCCGTCGTGGCGGAGCTGCGCGACAACCTCGCGCCCCTCGCCGCCGAAGCGGCGGATGCCGGGATCACGCTGGCGATCGAGCCGCTCAACCGCTACGAGACGAGCATCCTCAACACGGTCGAGCAGAGCCTCGATGCCGTCGAGCCGCTTCTCGGCGCCGGCGTGGGCCTCGCTCTCGACACGTACCACCTCAACATCGAGGAGAAGAAGCCCGCCGACGCGATCCGTGCGGCGGGATCAGCTATCGCGCATGTGCAGGTGTGCGGCAGCGATCGCGGTGCCGTCGGCGATGACCACACCGACTGGCCCGAGATCCTGCGGGCGCTGGACGATGCCGGGTACCGGGGCCCGCTGGGCCTCGAGAGCTTCACCGGCGAGAACGCCACGATCGCGGTCGCCGCGTCGGTGTGGCGTCCGCTCGCGCCGAGTCAGGACGAACTGGCCGTCCGCAGCATCGCCGCCCTCCGCGCGCTGGAGCGCGCCTGA
- a CDS encoding Dabb family protein, which produces MPIQHTVVFRLIHPEGAAEEREFLATGHAVLTSIPGVADFTIRRQVSAKSDLTHQFSMVFADQDAYDAYDAHPAHRAFVAERWMPEVAAFQEYDFVG; this is translated from the coding sequence ATGCCCATCCAGCACACCGTCGTCTTCCGGCTCATCCATCCGGAGGGGGCCGCCGAGGAACGCGAGTTCCTGGCGACCGGGCACGCCGTGCTCACGTCGATCCCCGGCGTCGCGGATTTCACCATCCGCCGCCAGGTGAGCGCCAAGAGCGACCTCACGCATCAGTTCTCGATGGTCTTCGCCGATCAGGACGCGTACGACGCGTACGACGCCCACCCGGCTCATCGGGCGTTCGTGGCGGAGCGCTGGATGCCGGAGGTCGCGGCCTTCCAGGAGTACGACTTCGTGGGCTGA
- a CDS encoding NYN domain-containing protein — protein MAEPTNARVAVYLDFDNIVISWYDRVHGRNAYGKDRQRITENPNDPDVTERLGRAMIEVGAIIDYAASFGTLVLTRAYADWSSPVNAEYRSQLVARAVDLVQLFPAAAYAKNGADIRLAVDAVEDMFRLPDLTHVVIVAGDSDYVPLAQRCKRLGRYVIGVGVAGSTAKSLAAACDEFEAYDSLPGVVRPTKPVAAPAVTVTETAAPAAEAVPDAAKTKAPRRAKSKAAPAAKVDDQSEATRLLERALRLGHDKADADEWLHSSAVKTHMRRMDPSFSEKALGYRSFSDFLKSRDEIAELEETGHERLVKLREP, from the coding sequence GTGGCTGAGCCGACGAACGCCCGCGTCGCCGTCTACCTCGACTTCGACAACATCGTGATCTCCTGGTACGACCGGGTGCACGGGCGCAACGCCTACGGCAAGGACCGTCAGCGCATCACCGAGAACCCGAACGACCCCGACGTCACCGAACGGCTCGGCCGGGCGATGATCGAGGTCGGTGCCATCATCGACTACGCCGCATCGTTCGGCACCCTGGTGCTGACACGCGCCTACGCCGATTGGTCCTCCCCCGTCAACGCCGAGTACCGCTCCCAGCTCGTCGCCCGCGCGGTCGACCTCGTGCAGCTGTTCCCCGCGGCGGCGTACGCCAAGAACGGCGCCGACATCCGTCTCGCCGTCGACGCCGTCGAGGACATGTTCCGCCTGCCCGACCTCACCCACGTGGTGATCGTGGCCGGCGACAGCGACTATGTGCCACTGGCCCAGCGCTGCAAGCGTCTCGGACGCTACGTGATCGGCGTCGGCGTCGCCGGCTCGACCGCCAAGTCGCTGGCCGCCGCCTGCGACGAGTTCGAAGCCTACGACTCGCTGCCGGGCGTGGTGCGTCCGACCAAGCCTGTGGCAGCTCCCGCCGTGACGGTCACCGAGACCGCGGCCCCCGCGGCGGAAGCGGTCCCCGATGCCGCCAAGACCAAGGCGCCCCGGCGCGCGAAGTCGAAGGCCGCGCCGGCCGCGAAGGTCGATGACCAGAGCGAGGCCACCCGACTGCTCGAGCGCGCCCTGCGCCTCGGTCACGACAAGGCCGACGCCGACGAGTGGCTGCACAGCTCTGCGGTGAAGACCCACATGCGCCGCATGGACCCCTCCTTCAGCGAGAAGGCGCTCGGGTACCGGTCGTTCTCGGACTTCCTGAAGTCGCGCGACGAGATCGCCGAGCTCGAGGAGACCGGGCACGAGCGGCTCGTGAAGCTGCGCGAGCCCTGA
- a CDS encoding Gfo/Idh/MocA family protein has protein sequence MTGLRWGILATGGIAAAFASDLRTAGLDLVAVGSRSQESADAFAARFDIPHAHPSYEALVADPDIDIIYVSTPHPMHHENARLALEHGKHVIAEKAFTLNRAEAEDLQRLAAEKNLLVTEAMWTRYLPHMIRIREIIAEGTLGEIRAVSAEHTQLLPSDPTHRLNALELGGGALLDLGIYPISFVHDILGAPTSVHAVGRLIETGADAEVATIMTHEGGALSTTLSSSRAAGPNTATIIGTEARIDIDRTWYVPTTFRVVQPDGTVLEEYVSKVEGRGMQYEALAAERLVAEGTLEGDLLPIAESVAIMGLLDEIRRQIGVSYPGEEADRG, from the coding sequence ATGACTGGTCTTCGTTGGGGAATCCTCGCAACCGGCGGCATCGCCGCCGCCTTCGCATCCGATCTGCGCACCGCAGGACTCGATCTGGTGGCCGTGGGATCACGTTCGCAGGAGTCGGCCGACGCGTTCGCCGCCCGCTTCGACATCCCGCACGCCCATCCCTCCTACGAGGCGCTGGTCGCCGATCCCGACATCGATATCATCTACGTCTCCACGCCGCACCCGATGCACCACGAGAACGCCCGCCTCGCTCTCGAGCACGGCAAGCACGTGATCGCCGAGAAGGCCTTCACCCTGAACCGCGCCGAGGCCGAGGACCTGCAGCGGCTCGCCGCCGAGAAGAACCTCCTCGTGACCGAGGCGATGTGGACGCGGTATCTGCCGCACATGATCCGCATCCGCGAGATCATCGCGGAAGGCACGCTCGGCGAGATCCGCGCCGTGAGCGCCGAGCACACCCAGTTGCTGCCCTCCGATCCGACCCACCGGCTCAATGCGCTCGAGCTCGGCGGCGGAGCGCTGCTCGATCTCGGCATCTACCCGATCTCGTTCGTCCACGACATCCTCGGTGCGCCGACCAGCGTCCACGCGGTCGGGCGCCTGATCGAGACCGGCGCGGATGCCGAGGTCGCCACGATCATGACCCACGAGGGCGGGGCGCTCTCCACGACGCTGTCCTCGTCACGCGCCGCGGGGCCGAACACCGCGACCATCATCGGGACCGAGGCACGCATCGACATCGACCGCACCTGGTACGTCCCGACCACCTTCCGCGTCGTGCAGCCCGACGGCACCGTCCTCGAAGAGTACGTCTCGAAGGTCGAGGGCCGGGGCATGCAGTACGAGGCGCTGGCCGCCGAACGGCTGGTGGCCGAGGGCACCCTCGAGGGCGACCTCCTCCCCATCGCCGAGAGCGTCGCCATCATGGGCCTCCTCGACGAGATCCGCCGACAGATCGGCGTCAGCTACCCCGGCGAGGAGGCCGACCGTGGCTGA
- a CDS encoding NtaA/DmoA family FMN-dependent monooxygenase (This protein belongs to a clade of FMN-dependent monooxygenases, within a broader family of flavin-dependent oxidoreductases, the luciferase-like monooxygenase (LMM) family, some of whose members use coenzyme F420 rather than FMN.), whose product MTDPLIIGAMVRTLGAYPSGWRQPGAHRDPANDADILRHIAKEGEDAGLDYLFFGDWLATGPDLEFRDPYLLARIDPVSAVLFLAGVTSRIGLIATVNTTYADPYTTARSLASLDVLTRGRAGINLVTGAEPRAAGNHGREVHAANETRYDRAEEFVTALRRLWDSWSEDAWIADAERGVLIDPAGLRRTDLRGAQVQVTGPLNVARPPQGQIPIVHAGTSPRSRTLAATEADLALIAAPNLADAIATRAILRDIAADAGRSPDALKVIAPVLPVVADTDDDARRIVQRLLALVPLAEGHQSARTAFPTNRTVAALADAFEVAADDGLRAAAFDEPVTAARAARLGGGGAALIERLSRIAGVGVGSGDPLTWRHLVAAHAVPAAFVVGDAGTIADHFETWRDEGAADGFNVLSAFQPAQFEAFTRIAAPELRRRGLLRSASEDAGTTLRDRLRVTSYVDA is encoded by the coding sequence ATGACCGATCCCCTGATCATCGGCGCCATGGTGCGCACTCTCGGCGCCTACCCGTCGGGATGGCGGCAGCCGGGCGCGCACCGAGACCCGGCGAACGACGCCGACATCCTCCGCCACATCGCGAAGGAAGGGGAGGACGCCGGTCTGGACTACCTCTTCTTCGGCGACTGGCTCGCGACGGGACCCGATCTGGAGTTCCGCGATCCCTATCTGCTCGCGCGCATCGATCCGGTCAGCGCCGTGCTCTTCCTCGCCGGGGTCACCTCGCGCATCGGTCTGATCGCCACGGTGAACACGACCTACGCCGATCCGTACACGACGGCACGGTCGCTGGCCTCCCTCGACGTGCTCACGCGGGGCCGGGCAGGGATCAACCTCGTCACCGGAGCGGAGCCGCGCGCCGCGGGCAACCACGGCCGGGAGGTGCACGCCGCGAACGAGACGCGCTACGACCGGGCGGAGGAGTTCGTCACCGCGCTCCGCCGGCTCTGGGACTCGTGGAGCGAGGACGCCTGGATCGCGGATGCCGAGCGCGGCGTGCTCATCGACCCGGCGGGGCTGCGCCGCACCGACCTGCGCGGCGCGCAGGTGCAGGTCACCGGCCCGCTCAACGTCGCCCGTCCGCCGCAGGGGCAGATCCCGATCGTCCACGCGGGCACGTCGCCGCGGTCGCGCACGCTCGCCGCCACGGAGGCCGATCTCGCGCTCATCGCCGCACCGAACCTGGCGGATGCGATCGCGACCAGGGCGATCCTGCGGGACATCGCCGCGGATGCCGGGCGGTCGCCGGACGCGCTGAAGGTGATCGCGCCCGTGCTGCCGGTCGTGGCAGACACCGACGACGATGCCCGGCGCATCGTGCAGCGTCTGCTCGCGCTGGTGCCTCTCGCCGAGGGGCACCAGTCGGCGCGCACGGCGTTCCCGACGAATCGGACCGTGGCGGCGCTCGCCGACGCGTTCGAGGTGGCCGCCGACGACGGGCTGCGCGCCGCCGCCTTCGACGAACCGGTCACGGCCGCCCGTGCCGCGCGGCTGGGCGGGGGCGGCGCGGCGCTCATCGAGCGGCTGTCGCGCATCGCCGGCGTGGGAGTCGGGAGCGGCGATCCGCTCACCTGGCGCCACCTCGTCGCCGCGCACGCGGTGCCCGCCGCCTTCGTGGTGGGTGATGCCGGCACGATCGCCGACCACTTCGAGACCTGGCGCGACGAAGGAGCGGCCGACGGCTTCAACGTGCTCTCCGCCTTCCAGCCGGCGCAGTTCGAGGCCTTCACGCGCATCGCCGCACCCGAGCTGCGCCGCCGCGGCCTGCTGCGGAGCGCGTCGGAGGATGCCGGGACGACGCTCCGCGACCGCCTGCGGGTTACCTCGTATGTCGACGCGTGA